A region of the Primulina eburnea isolate SZY01 chromosome 7, ASM2296580v1, whole genome shotgun sequence genome:
CTTGCATTTACAGCTCTCCAGTCTCCTTCCGAACTCTCTCCTAGTGCTCCCTAAGCTTAGATATTTCCTCATTTGATTTCATCTGATCAGCTTGTGTCGTTTCGATCTGCCTTCAATCGAGCAGCATGTTCCTCGGCCAATTGCCGTTCAAGCCTATGAGTGGTCTCTCTAAGCTTTGACTCAACCTTTGAAAGAACATGTTAGAGCCAGCTTCGAAAGATCAGATCCACCTGCAAGTGAATGACTACGAAGAGAATTTCATAGAGAGAAGTTACAGAATATCAAGAGAGAGGAATTGAATTCAGGGAGCTGGCCCATTTTCATTTATTTTGTCTATTTATCCGGGAACAAGTGTCCCTCCCTTTTGACTTACAATAGCTAATCTTATAAACGTGTTTGTGTTTCCTAAAGTTTATTTCACGCTTTGTACACTACTCTCCCAATTGATAAGCAATTTTCCCACAATTGATATACAATTATTCTGATATAAAGTCTACTAATCTCCTAGGAGCACTTCTCGTGCATTGTGGCCTCTGCTCTCTTGCCTCTGGTATCTCTGGACACGTAACATTGCTTTCCCCGTTAGACAACACCTTGCTCTCAAGGTGAAAATCTTGATAGAGTTGCTGGAATGAGTTCAAATCTTCCCAAGAAGTATCTTCTAAAGGTAGACCCGACCTCTGTATCAAGAGTTGAGGCACCCACGTATTTTGCCAGCGAATTCGACGATGATTCAGAATGGCCAAGGGGGACACTAAAGGTTGATTCTCCACAAAAGTGACAGGAAGTGACAGTGCGGAAACTTCAGCTGGGTTTGGACAAGCTTTTAACATTGAAATGTGAAAAATTGGATGTATTTTCACT
Encoded here:
- the LOC140835829 gene encoding uncharacterized protein; the encoded protein is MTPFEAVFGKPPPSIPSYIPNSSSVEAVDTLLRHREELLSTLCAHMMQAQERMKIHADKKRSEKVFEVGQYCYVRLQPHKQTSLAGHRYTKLSKRYYDSFKILKRVGVVAYKLEVPPTVKIHPIFHISMLKACPNPAEVSALSLPVTFVENQPLVSPLAILNHRRIRWQNTWVPQLLIQRSGLPLEDTSWEDLNSFQQLYQDFHLESKVLSNGESNVTCPEIPEAREQRPQCTRSAPRRLVDFISE